Below is a genomic region from Macaca fascicularis isolate 582-1 chromosome 18, T2T-MFA8v1.1.
TCGCGCAGCGCCGCTCCAGCCGTCCCCAGCCCGCCCGCGTGCCCACACTCCGGCGCGCGCTCGGGCGCACAGCCTGACTTTGCGAGATCCCGGGAAGTTGAACCCGCCGCCATCTGGCGAAGGAGAATGTGATGTGACTGTTGCTGGTGTGAATATCCGATGCCACTGAACATCCTCATAACTGAGGGTTATTTTAATTTGGgattcccctcccctcctccagccctccctcctccccctcccgcTCCCGAAATAAAACCGACGGGACCCAGAAGGGGAGGCTCCCCGCCGGCCCGCCTGCGCGCACCCACAGTTCCTGCGTTGACATAATCTTTAGGGTGGAGCGGGAGCAGCCTGGACGCAAACTGCGACGTTTAGGTAAACGTGCTTtggaggaaggaggctgggacCCGGCTGGCTTTCCCTGTTCCCTCCAGGTTGGCAGCCGCCTGGTAGTGGCGGAGCCTGTtgttgggtgtgtgggtgtgcaccTCGCCGGTGTTGTCTGAGTGTTGTCAGTGCAGCGTGACTGTTGTCTGTCCCCTGAGTGTAACGACCCCCGCGTGGCGGGTGTCCTGGGCAGCTGGGCCAGGGTCGAGGTGGGGGCATGGCTGCCTTTGCTGGCACGTTTTGCAGACATTCAGGTGACACCGGGTTGTTGCGAGACCTTCTGGCTCTTCCACCCCCCACGCTCCCCACCGTAGTGTGTTTCCGCCTCACTCATCTTTAGTAACTGGCGAAGCAACAGGGAGGAAACGGACCTCACTCTGTATCGGAGCCATGCCCGCTTGGGTCTCTGCTCCGTGGGTCCCTGGCTGCCCGACTTGGCTGGCAAGGCGCTCCTCTCTGCCCTCTGCAGAGGCCTGCAAAGTCCCATCGAAATGGTTATAGTGCTGCATGTTTCAAGTTGAATAATAATATCGAAGGGGAGGAGTAAGTTCTGACTGTAACTTTTTTGTAAATTCTGTGCTAGAAAGTACCGCAAAGTCCCATGCACGGACTGAAGGACAAAATGTACCCTTCCTAAGTAGCTTGGTGTAACATTTAATCTGTCCATTTTCGAGATTCCTATTAGCCTTCCTAACATGACTGTAGTATGGAAGAATGCTGATCAGGGTATAAAACTTTTGGAAACCTTTTGCGAAGAATGATTTGAACCATGGGTGGGATTGTGTGGAGGCGGGGGTGGGGGACTGGTCTGGAATGGCTTAAAGGGGAGTGTGTAGGGATCCTTGAAAATGTTTGCATTGGCTGTGGACACAGTAGAGGATTGATTCATTATGGGATGAAATGCCAGTGCTGTTGAGAGCGTGCACACAGCCCAGCTAAAAAGAAGGGCTTGAGTGTGTTTTCACGGGGAGCACACAAAACGCACGAGTGATTTGCTAGAAGTTGAAATGACACCAGACTGAAAAGATTTCCCAACAAACTTTGACGGGCAAGAAGTTCCACACAaggtttttccctttttctccctctgaTAAAGTATATTCTTGACTGCAAACACtagtataaacacacacacgtttgtgaataaaattccttttgaaaataGTGTGATATGGGGAGGAGGCGACTGAGCGAGGAGGGGCAGGGGGAAGGTGGGACGTTAGAGAACTATAAGCCACAGCCTGGTGGGACCACCCGCCTTCGGTGGAGAGGTGGAGAGGGCTCCTGCCGGGCTGCGCTGGGTCTCCTGGGCCTCTCTATCTGCAAGTGTTAATCAGCTCTGTGGGGTTTTTTCCTCCTGTGATTCCTCTTCCTTCAGGCTTACTTCTACCCTGGgacccctccctttccccttccccaaaGGGCAAGTTCTTCCCTGGGgagagaggcagagccagggtgCCTAGGCACTGCCTGCGCTGGATCACCAGGGTTGGTCCCGGGGCGGGAGACAGGTGGATCCCTGAATTCTGTAGTCAGAGCGCGGGAGTGCAGACTCCCATGTTTGGAGCTCCTCAGTGTGCTCAACTGTAAAATCCATGCTTCTTTTTTCCCTGCACACATGCCAAGAATCCCTTTAATGTAAATACTATCTCCATATGAACAACCTGACCTCTAGTTTCTTCCTTGAATCCTTAACGGAAAAGAATGGGGCCAGTTTTCTTTTGAGTTGGGAGGGGATGGAATCTTTGCCTCCCCCTTTCCCTACTCTGTTGGAAAATCTGCTGCCACCACCACTTTGTAGGAAGATCCTGTATTCTTGCAAACAGTGTCAGTGGATGTAACATTTTACCGAATTTTTTAAGAATAGAGGCTTAATAATTCACTGCATGTTAGTTCATTTTAATCCTAGACCAAATCTCCCCTAAGCAATGTTAATTGCTTTAAATTTTATGCAAGTGCTTCTCATTTTTATCATCATAAAATCCGCTCTAGAGTGAATTGAGTAAGCTTAAATTCACTTGTTTGGAAAGATGTTTGGAGGTTTTaattgtactctttttttttttttatttcagtgaacGATTTGCACATTTCATTGCATCTTAGCAGAAAATACAAATTCTTCATTCACAGGGAGGGATGTGCTTGTAAGCTAGACATTGATTTAGGATAATAAAGTTTACTATTTAGAAAAGATGTAAGAAGGGGTGTATAAAATCCCTATAGAATGTATAATTGCTGGTCCTTTATCCAGTTCTTACCTTACTGTTTTGTGTATCCGAGAACAACTTCCCATCTCCCCCTCTACGCTCagtcttcagaaaagaaaaagaaagagacgCCCCCAGGTTAAGTCAGTTTACGcactatttttagcttttttcgTAAGAAGGTGACAGATTATTTCGTTTCCAAATATTTCTAACGATTTTCTGCTCAAGTGTAAGATAATGGAGCAAAGAGTTTGTAGGAATGGCTAAGGGaaggtgggggatggggaaggcGTTTTTGATGAACGGTTTGTTGCTTACGGGAGGGGAACAGTATTTTGTGCTGACTCTCCAGGCTGAGAttcccccctacacacacacacacactttttttttcttgtctttcttttccttcttcgtttatttctctttttttcctttcttttccttttctttttttttctttctttttttttttttcttaaggcagGTCTGGTTTGGGCGACTTTGTTTTGTCTCCCAGTATTGAAGGCTTTTACTCTGGACTTGAATCCTCGCCTTTGGTTTTTGATCAGAGGAAAGCGTTCCCCTCCCCTCCGCAGGATCGCTCTGTTTCTCAGTGAACAAGACGAGGGAGTTTAGCACTTTTTAGTACATATAAGCTGGTGATTCTAGAAGGGTATAGATTTGGAGAATGCCTGCGCCGGTCCTATTCTTTTTTCCTGGGATTCCTGGATTTTAGTCTCAAGTGGGTCCTCCCGTCGGATTACTGGAATCCTGCACTCATTGCatgcacatatttttaattaaagggGGTTACAGGGAGGGTCTCCAAATGCTCGCATCCTTCCCAGCgtgtctttcttgtctttctgtgGCTCCCTGGCCCTTCCGCCCCTGCTCCGCGTCCCAAGCCCCCGTTCGCTTTGCGCCGGCTGCGCTTGAACTTGTTTCTGGTGGAGCAGAAGGCGCGAGCTGCGGACGCTCACGCAGAGGTAAGGACTCTGGCGGGTCCCGGGCTGTGGAGGGTCCCCAACAGCCGCGGGTGCGAAGCCGTGTCAAAAAGGGGATCCCGGTGGAGGTGGGGTCAGCGAACCGGGGGCAGGGAGACCAGGGAGAGAGCGCGGTGCGAGGAGCCAACCGAGCCACCGCGGGCGCTTGCCGTCAGCCAGCCTAAGCCTCCTTCACCGACGACGCAGACAGTTTAGAAGACGGCAGGGCGGGAGAGCGAGGGTGAGAAATGGGGGTGCCTGCGAGGCCAAGGTCATGGTCAAGCCGCCGGCGGGCCCTGTCTGGCGGCCACTGCGCTCCGGCGCGCCGCGTGTGCGGGACTCGGAGAGAACTTGTCCACCCAGTCGGAGCTGCACGGCCAGCGCTGGGACGAAGGGCACCGACTGGGCGCGCCTGCCGGGGGCTGCTGCCCGGCCAGGAGAGGCCGAGGTCATGGTCGCAGGCCTGAGGAGCCTCCGCTCTACCGCGGCGCCCAGCCTGCGCGGTCCCGGCCCGCCCTGGAGTTGGGGTCAATGATCCCCCATCCGTGGTGGCGGTGGGGAGGCCGCAGGACTGCACGGCTGGAGCTGAGGACTGCGGCGGCAGGCACTTCTGAGGGAGAGGGAGTTGGACGGACGGAGCCTGGacgggcacacgggccccgctCGTCTGCTGCCACCGCTCCAGCGCTTGCCCTTGCGAATAACTACGATGTTTGGTGTGGTTTTTCAAGCAAAGCCCCCTGGCAAACTCAAGCAGCCGCTGGCTGGCTGCAGCCACCCCAGCTCCCAGCAGagccccactcccccctcccgaACTTGGCCTCTGCTAACCGGGTCCAGCGCGTGTGCGCGCTCCCCAGGCTGCTCCGGTGTGCGTCCTGCTGCATCTCTCCACCTCTTCCCAGGAAGTGGCAAACCACAGCCTGGGGCGGGGAGAGGGGGAGTTGCATTTTCCTCCTGCAGAGCCCCCAGGGCGTGCCCATTCCGAGGTGGGGAGGACTCCGAGGGCTGCCGTCGCAGAGGGGCTGGCCGCCCGGGAGTCCCTCCGAGCCCAAGGCGAGGTCTCCCTGCAGAGGAGCGGCCACTGCCTTTGGGACTGCGGAGACACCAGGGGGACAAGGCGGGAGGGATGAAGGGCGTGGGAAGGGTTAATCATGGGCAAaggattgcacagaacacaactGGCAGTGGGTCGGCTCCTGTCCCCCCACCTCCAGAGCAAACCCTGCCGCCACTTCCACCGCCATGGGCACCTTTCCTGAAGTTTGCTTTACAGCCTAAGGCAGAGGCACGGAGACTGCTCCAGCTGGCTCTGCCCTGGGCTGCTGCTGTGAAGTCCAGAAGCAAGCTCCCGGAAAGTGGGCCCTTTTTAAAACGCCAGGCCttgaaaattatgtaaatttaaagGAAAGATGGCAGGTTCATTTTCCCTTCTCTGAAAATAGaatgtaggaaaagaaaaaaaaaatagaacataggCATCTTGATATTAAATGCCAAATGAGAAACCAGCAAAACTCATCTTCCCCTCTTCTTGTGATTGTGTATCTTCTATGGGTATGGAATTGTGTGGGGTGTTATTGAGGCTGTGTGGTGTGCTGGCGTCTGAATGCAGCTTGACATCACAGAAAGCAGTTGCTCCCCGTGTTCTTATTTCTGCAATATACAGAGACTTTTCTGTCCTGTAGATACACGGGGGATGATCATAAGTGAGCCTTTATAAGCGCAGAGCATTATCTATATCACAGTGAAAGTGTATCGCATACAGGGCAGTTTTGGTTTATTAAGTTAAAAGTGAATTCCTTCAAAATGACCTACTTAACAGCTTTCCTCCTGCCACCAGTTACTATTACCTTTTCATTCGATGACAGGTGGAAATGACATTTTTAGGGTCTTCCGTTATGTGTCTAAGCCACCTCCTGACATTCTTAGTAGATGGCTTTTTTCCTCCTATGTATCAGGATATTTTTGTTATGAGGTATACTGAGATGAAAAAGGCTGGGAAAAATACTGGCCTCGCAATTAAATTGACTCTGGataccaaaatgaaaataatcatctGGTATTAATCAAGTTATGTCCCTGCTTCTTGTTGAGGAAAAATATAGTGACGATTTGCTTTCCTTTTCATCTGAAAAGGACTGTGAAATGTTGAATGTTTCATAAAAATCGCTCTACCCAATTTTCGTTCAATTAATCAAAATGCGTATTTTCACACTGGATGTAGTTACATCAGAAAGAAAATTTGCGACAGCCACTCTAACAGTGCTTCAAACAACCCCTGCAGGAACATGTAGCAACCAGTGACCTTGTACATTCCATCAATCTTTAATAATATCAttgtcattactattattatcttaaGTGTTAAATTGTTGCCAGAATCAATACAAGTCTacttctttgaatatattttatcccAGTGTTGTTTTTAACATCTTTGTTAAGAGGCCAATTAATTTCCAACTCACAGCTCCAATGAAGTTTATATATAATGAGAACTTCctgactcttttttcttttctttttttttttttttttttgcttatttctacttttgaaagaaaacaaataaatggcatGTGAAAAAAACAACTTGCCAtttaaaatgatatgaaattatttctaaacTGATGACAGGATAAAATATGCCAAAAACTGAGTACAAAGCATGTTGAACTAATACttgtgtaatttcttttttttatctggGCAGCAGGACTAATTTTCTCAAATTCGATCAGATTGTATAGCTTAGCAACCCCTCCACAGTAGCCAGAACTAGAGGAATTTCTCTAAGCAGAATCTAAGTGCCTAACAAAAAACCCATCgtaatatatttgtttgtttgttttcttttagatttgTTGGTGTTAACGCATCTGACATCAACTATTCAGCAGGCCGCTATGACCCCTCAGTTAAGCCTCCCTTTGACATAGGTTTCGAAGGCATTGGGGAGGTGGTGGCCCTAGGCCTCTCTGCTAGTGCCAGATACACAGTTGGCCAAGCTGTGGCTTACATGGCACCTGGTTCTTTTGCTGAGTACACAGTTGTGCCTGCCAACATTGCAACTCCAGTGCCCTCAGTGAAACCCGAGTATCTTACCCTGCTGGTAAGTGGCACCACCGCATACATCAGCCTGAAAGAGCTTGGAGAACTGTCGGAAGGGAAAAAAGTTTTGGTGACAGCAGCAGCTGGGGGAACGGGCCAGTTTGCCGTGCAGCTTTCAAAGAAGGCAAAGTGCCATGTAATTGGAACCTGCTCTTCTGATGAAAAGTCTGCTTTTCTGAAATCTGTTGGCTGTGATCGTCCTATCAACTATAAAACTGAACCCGTAGGTACCGTCCTTAAGCAGGAGTACCCTGAAGGCGTCGATGTGGTCTATGAATCTGTTGGGGGAGCCATGTTTGACTTGGCTGTAGATGCCCTGGCTACCAAAGGGCGCTTGATAGTAATAGGGTTCATCTCTGGCTACCAAACTCCTACTGGCCTTTCGCCTGTGAAAGCAGGAACGTTGCCAGCCAAACTGCTCAAGAAATCTGCCAGCGTGCAGGGCTTCTTCCTGAACCATTACCTTTCTAAGTATCAAGCAGCCATGGGGCACTTGCTTGAGATGTGTGCTAGTGGAGACCTGGTTTGTGAGGTGGACCTTGGAGATATGTCTCCAGAGGGCAGGTTTACTGGCCTGGAGTCCATATTCCGTGCTGTCAATTATATGTACATGGGaaaaaacactggaaaaattGTAGTTGAATTACCTCACTCTGTCAACAGTAAGCTGTAAAAACAGAACAATGACATAAatcaagggagaaagaaaatgggcACTTTATGTCTCAGAATTActcaaatcaatttatttttagttgGTAATGGatataatatttcttaaaacaaaagtaAGGTGTTAATGAATAGgtctgtctcctcctcctcctcctcctcctcttcccttggggggaaaaaagtgcTAATAAAACTTCCCTCCATGGCTAAGAGGGAAAACGCTTACATTCAATTCTTTAGTCATGGATGGTCTCGTTCCAGATTTTGTTGTTCCAGGGAACTAAATTCATTCCTGATGCCAGATCTGATCGAGTCAGTATGTCTTCAGCTTgatcagattttaaaatcagttttgaaAGTGGTTCCCCAAAGAATCCTTGCTTTGGGAGAATTTGGTCTTACGCTCATAAGCAGTTCATGAGTGAGAAGTGTAGCAAAAGCCAGCCATATATTTTCAGAATCTGTATCCTCAGGAaatgctcctttttttttctataaatcacTAACCAACTATCTAAATGGACATGTGGGGGAATTTCCTCCCAAATTTGATTTTGTTATTAGAAAAATGATTCTGTGAACACAGATGTGTTTTGAAGAAGTAGCACGTAATGGCTTTTATCTACCATCACCCTGGTAAGGCACATGTGAAATGGAAATGTTCTCTTTCCTCTGAAGCAGCAAATTAATGTTGAAAACTTAcatagacagaaagtaggttTTGGAAAGGGAAACCACAGAGATTAGGGGGACTTAAAATTAATATAGgcacaggaaagagaaaagtaTGCGCTCCATTCACAGTGAGGGTTCGCCACAAAACACGGGCCCCAGGAGGGAAACGCTGTCTGGGCACACCGCAAGGCCTTAATAACAGTGTGCTGCGATGCCCGAGGTACGGCATGTCCCATCGCCCTGTGCACTGTAGGGACCTCAGTCATCTCAAGGAAGAATACATTTGCTTTTCCTTAGAGGCTTTCAAACTAGAAGCTATATGTTACCTCTGATTCTGGGAACAGAACAGCAGCCACTCATTCTGCATTCCTGTTTCCCTCTCCACGTGTTCTGGTGGAATGAGATGCTCCTTAGCACTACAGCCTGATGTCCCACGTTCACCCACTGACCACACGGGAAAAGCAGCAAAACCTGCACCCTCTCTTCTGAATCACCCTGTGGCTCATCGGCCTCCCGCTTAACCTTTAGTGCCCTGAAGACTGCTGCCGCTGTCACCATTGCGCGGAAACCCCACGGTGCCCTTCTAATTGAAGGTGAAGCCCACCAGATTATTTTTCAAAGTCTTTGGTTTAGGTGTATCTAACCTGCTCAATAAATATGGACGCAATTAAAGATGCTCTAGGAAAGTTGGGGACcgtatttaatttttctttccttccatctcaGGAACAAGGAAATCCTACTGCTGAATAGCTGTTAGTATGTATTTTACAAGATTTACTCATTTTCAGGTACCTAATGTAGCTGCTAGCATGCATGCACAACAATACAATTTATATGGTAAATGGAACCAAATAATGGCTTCACTGAATGTTATGGCTGCACTGAAGGGAAATGTCACGGTAAATAGCTGCCAAATTATGGATCATGCCGAAGTGTCACAACTGCACTAAAGACAAATAGCACTAGAGGCTATTGCCACTGTGACGCTTTTGAGTTATGAAGAAGGGTAGCGGCCTGATGCGAGGCTCTTTGTGTCCTCATTATAGCAAAGGGTTACTGGTGCAGAGGACTAGGAAAGCCTGTCCAGTGTGGTGCTTAGTTATTCATCCGTCCCTTTCAGACCTAACAGCCACAGCAACACGGAAAGAGACTTTGCCTCGCTTTTACattcacaaacaaacaaaggaggGGGGGAGCAGGTTTTATGAATGTAACTGTGCACAGGAAATGACTGGTAATGGAAAAATGttgtaataaaataatctaatcaaagaatattattaaatttaacatAGTCGGTGTCCAAAAGGCTTAGTTGCCTCTTATGCAGATAGATGTGTGAAATGTAAGCAATAATGTACTTTCTCCCTTTGTAAAGACTTGGGGACTAAGGGCATTACCAATTAAATTGCTTCTTCGAAACTGAAGTGAGTCTcggtttctttcattttaatgggAGGGTAATAAAGATGAAAGACCAACATTTTAACTGATGGATCCCTTAAGCTAcagaatagaaatttattatgTTTTGAGGGAATATACTGAATTcaactatgtaaaaataaaattcaaacacccaggattgaaataaaatataatctgaaAACCTCATGTTCTCTCTTTCCACAAACTAAGAAAGTGCACTGCATGCTGTTTTCACTTATTCTTAGAAAACAAGCATGAAAGATTCCGCCCATTCAGATAATGCCAAAAatatgtttaaactttttttttattcttttgaaaaatgatttGTAAATTGAGGGTCATAGTTCAGCATCAGTTTCATCTTCTGGGATtattgttcaagaccagcctctaATGGGAGGTGAAATGGTACGATGGTCTCAACACCTTTCTTGTGAACTGTAATACATATCACAAAAAGTACATCCATAATTCAGGGCAATTGTCAGTCTTTGTTTTAGAGAAGGGGCCGGGGTGGAACAATCCCAATGGGTAAATTATTTCTCAGTGTGGACTTCTCTGCATGTAGGGCTTAAGGTCACCGGCCGGGCAGGGTGGAAGGAGCTTGCCTCTGAGAAACTGAGGAGTCCCAGTGATCTGTTACCATTTGGTTATGACTTCTAAAGAGCCAAATGCTATTCGTTCAAACTTGTTTTGCAGGCAGAAAATACCAGCTGTGTCATTTAGGGGTTCCTTTGATGATGACTACTGCTGTTAActgacttcattaaaaaaaaaatttcagggaATAGTTtgcaaagaaatgaaggaagtttTGCATCATATATTCTATAAATTGTCATATGATTTCATCTGGATGAAGTACCTCAGGAGTAGGATAGAGTCTCTGTAAATGGTCATTAGTATTACATTCTGTGTTTATCTAATGAAAGTGCAGTGACAAGTAGCTGCttcttattaaaatgaaaatcctGCGTTATGTACTTGTGGAACATTCCAGCTAATGAGGATGTAATGTCCTCAGTACAACACAGACCTTCTTTTTGTGTTCACCACCACAAGATGCTGGAAACTTGACAAATGATATCATTTAAGACACATGCCTGCCTTAGGGACCTGGTTTTTGGCTTCCTGTTTCTGGCTTTTATTTGGGTAACATTTATAATAGCCACCCGACTTGTACCTGGGTAATGTTTTAACCCCTTCCCCGGAGTTCTCAATTAGCACGAATTTACTACAGTCAGGGTTTCCTTTAAATTGGGGTGGGGGTGCTaagcactgaaaatatttttcttgattacTTTACCATGTGGACATATGGGATAAATACTGTATTTCAGATTTCTGTAAAAATAGATGAGTAATGCACAGCCTTCAGAacgaaaacaatgaaaaaaagacCAGGCACTATCAACTTTGGATAACAATCTCCTAGGtgttaaataagttttctgaatGCAATCTGGATGCAAAATGGCCTGATTTGATGAATTCATAATTTTCTTCTCTACACTTTCTCCTCTcgttttattaaatattttattagttaaaCACAAGAATTATCTATGTAAACTTCgtg
It encodes:
- the PTGR3 gene encoding prostaglandin reductase 3 isoform X2, yielding MAPGSFAEYTVVPANIATPVPSVKPEYLTLLVSGTTAYISLKELGELSEGKKVLVTAAAGGTGQFAVQLSKKAKCHVIGTCSSDEKSAFLKSVGCDRPINYKTEPVGTVLKQEYPEGVDVVYESVGGAMFDLAVDALATKGRLIVIGFISGYQTPTGLSPVKAGTLPAKLLKKSASVQGFFLNHYLSKYQAAMGHLLEMCASGDLVCEVDLGDMSPEGRFTGLESIFRAVNYMYMGKNTGKIVVELPHSVNSKL
- the PTGR3 gene encoding prostaglandin reductase 3 isoform X1, yielding MEARAMLRLASSGTRAIVDMSYARHFLDFQGSAIPRAMQKLVVTRLSPNFREAVTLSRDCPVPLPGDGDLLVRNRFVGVNASDINYSAGRYDPSVKPPFDIGFEGIGEVVALGLSASARYTVGQAVAYMAPGSFAEYTVVPANIATPVPSVKPEYLTLLVSGTTAYISLKELGELSEGKKVLVTAAAGGTGQFAVQLSKKAKCHVIGTCSSDEKSAFLKSVGCDRPINYKTEPVGTVLKQEYPEGVDVVYESVGGAMFDLAVDALATKGRLIVIGFISGYQTPTGLSPVKAGTLPAKLLKKSASVQGFFLNHYLSKYQAAMGHLLEMCASGDLVCEVDLGDMSPEGRFTGLESIFRAVNYMYMGKNTGKIVVELPHSVNSKL